From the Diospyros lotus cultivar Yz01 chromosome 13, ASM1463336v1, whole genome shotgun sequence genome, one window contains:
- the LOC127788067 gene encoding UPF0481 protein At3g47200-like: MATDKVMATDPQSLIDIIFEQISQPPEFSPQRTIYRVPDDLRKLKESAYTPHFVSIGPLHSRDPLLDNSRVNKTKVNCVRPLIYRAAKSEKQAREIVQKCLTAMGESVAEAQNYYPEEEPATLNEVMLFLDGSFILELFYRHYDIVVLQKKKVDQIPELGIDSAVTYRTVQRDLLLLENQLPFSVLDTLFHLLTESQTDTQKGPSLIEYVLLFFHDLLRLQSIPAKVDGDTFHILHLLHKHYLPADLPVAMTSGQFMQSATDLDHAGVKFESHNAKSQLQLHNAGISPFQVEFQDPCGVKRWWFSRACFKIPTLHIDDSTELFLRNLIAFEQCCPLIKRYVTSYAFVMDRLINTAMDVDVLQKAGIVCNYLGSHKDASDLFNKLCSEVAIGDFYFSDACENAAKYSRWCWPQAVAHLRRNNFATPWAYIAFCVALVVFFSSLTTVIRNLRYIFHL; this comes from the coding sequence ATGGCCACTGATAAAGTCATGGCCACTGATCCACAGAGCCTTATAGACATCATCTTCGAACAAATCAGCCAACCTCCTGAGTTTTCTCCACAGAGGACCATTTACAGAGTCCCCGACGATCTTCGGAAGCTCAAGGAAAGCGCCTATACCCCTCACTTTGTCTCCATTGGACCTCTTCACAGCCGCGACCCACTCCTCGACAACTCACGCGTCAACAAGACCAAGGTCAATTGCGTCAGACCACTCATTTACAGGGCCGCCAAATCCGAGAAGCAAGCAAGGGAAATAGTGCAAAAGTGTCTGACGGCGATGGGGGAGTCCGTCGCCGAGGCCCAGAACTACTACCCAGAAGAAGAACCTGCGACGCTGAACGAGGTGATGCTTTTCTTGGATGGCTCCTTTATTCTGGAGCTTTTCTACAGGCACTACGATATCGTGGTTCTCCAGAAGAAGAAGGTTGACCAAATTCCCGAACTGGGCATTGATAGCGCCGTGACCTACCGCACTGTTCAGCGAGATTTGCTGTTGCTCGAGAACCAGCTTCCATTCTCTGTTCTTGATACTCTTTTCCACCTGCTTACAGAGTCTCAAACTGACACCCAGAAAGGCCCTTCTTTGATTGAATACGTACTGTTATTCTTCCACGATCTGCTGAGACTACAAAGCATACCAGCAAAAGTAGATGGCGATACGTTTCACATCCTCCATCTTCTTCACAAACACTACCTTCCGGCCGATCTGCCGGTGGCCATGACTTCCGGCCAGTTCATGCAATCTGCTACAGACCTCGACCACGCCGGCGTCAAGTTCGAATCCCACAACGCCAAAAGCCAATTGCAGCTGCACAATGCCGGAATTAGCCCATTCCAGGTCGAATTCCAAGATCCTTGCGGCGTCAAAAGGTGGTGGTTTTCCAGAGCTTGTTTCAAAATTCCGACGCTGCACATCGACGACTCGACGGAGCTGTTCCTGAGAAATCTCATCGCTTTTGAGCAGTGCTGCCCCCTCATTAAGAGGTACGTTACGTCGTACGCGTTCGTCATGGACAGGCTGATCAACACCGCCATGGACGTGGATGTGCTCCAAAAAGCTGGGATTGTATGCAACTATTTGGGGTCCCATAAAGACGCTTCTGATCTGTTCAATAAGCTGTGCTCTGAAGTTGCGATTGGGGACTTCTACTTCTCGGACGCGTGCGAGAATGCAGCCAAATACAGCCGTTGGTGTTGGCCGCAGGCGGTGGCGCATCTGAGGCGGAACAATTTTGCGACCCCATGGGCATATATCGCTTTCTGCGTTGCTTTGGTGGTTTTCTTCTCGTCTTTGACGACTGTCATCCGCAACCTCAGGTATATATTTCATCTTTGA